The Rhodoferax sediminis genome has a segment encoding these proteins:
- a CDS encoding transglycosylase domain-containing protein, producing MARRAWVKYVLLAAFFALAYVVYQLVSTELQTSRWQAHHLAQLGRKLTVTVAPGPSDAIRFPGPGPYDERLGYAQLPEFTARLRQRGFAIAEQARMSPRMTELVDDGLFTPYHEKTQAGLELFDCNGQALYAQRYPQRVYPSFSAVPQVLVHSLLFIENHNLLNPEYPLRNPAIDWRRFSRASADQVLHLFSSSRATPGGSTLATQIEKYRHSPDGQTGTGAEKLRQMASASVRAYLGGEVTLPWREQIVLDYLNTVPLSGSASHGEVQGLGDGLWTWYGDDFAEVNRLLQSMDGSVVSARQAQVFKEALSLMIAQRRPSPYLLQDRAALNTMTDRYLRLLARAGTIPQALRDAALAVQLQQARPVAPRASESFVERKAVTSLRTGLSALLGVDSLYHLDRLDLRAGSTIDQAAQQAITDALQRVRTPDGARAAGLYGRNMLQAGDDPGRLTFSVTLYEQQGGANLLRTQADSVDQPFDINSGARLNLGSTAKLRTLVTYLEIISALHQRLGGLSPAELRRLPVSAQDVLSRWASDYLTRTPGASLQAMLEAAMERKYSGNAGEAFATGGGLQSFENFEPWENTQEFTVRVGFQNSVNLVFVRLMRDIVRYEIHQIEPGVDQWLADPDSPQRREYLARFIDQESSTFMRRFYGQYQGKTVKQALDLMFAGKRVSPVALAVALRSVDPSLGEAQFGREMRQRLAGPPLSDDALHKLYVKYGVDKFSLRDRGYLAHVHPLALWLVEALRRQPNASLKQVLDDSATVRQDVYAWLTRARISNAQTNRIRQQLEVAAFVRIGQAWRRLGYPFGNLTPSLATAVGASGDRPASLAELMGLIVGDGVQRPIRSLHSLDFAVGTPYETRFVAQAQPQQRLLAPEITTLVRRSLQDVVEGGTAKSLRGTFTEAVGGKTGTGDQRFETYGPGGRLLGSRRVSRSATFVFFVGERMFGTITAYVHEPYAARYSFTSAMAVQFLKSVAPTVHAMAAGSGGTATPLTCRSEPG from the coding sequence GTGGCGCGACGCGCGTGGGTCAAATACGTCTTGCTGGCCGCATTTTTTGCGCTGGCCTATGTCGTTTATCAACTGGTTTCCACCGAGCTGCAAACCTCGCGCTGGCAGGCGCACCATCTGGCGCAACTCGGCAGGAAGCTCACCGTGACGGTCGCGCCCGGCCCCAGCGATGCCATCCGGTTTCCGGGTCCGGGCCCCTACGACGAGCGGCTGGGCTATGCACAGCTGCCGGAGTTCACCGCGCGGCTGCGTCAGCGCGGTTTTGCCATTGCCGAGCAGGCTCGCATGTCGCCGCGCATGACCGAGCTGGTCGACGACGGCCTGTTCACGCCGTACCACGAGAAAACCCAGGCGGGGCTCGAGTTGTTCGACTGCAACGGCCAGGCGCTTTACGCCCAGCGCTACCCGCAACGGGTGTATCCCAGTTTCAGTGCGGTGCCGCAGGTGCTGGTGCACAGCCTGCTGTTCATCGAAAATCACAACCTGCTGAACCCCGAATACCCGCTGCGCAACCCGGCCATCGACTGGCGCCGCTTCAGTCGCGCCAGTGCTGACCAGGTGCTGCACCTGTTCTCCAGCAGCCGCGCCACGCCGGGCGGCAGCACGCTGGCCACGCAGATCGAGAAATACCGTCATTCCCCCGACGGTCAGACCGGCACCGGCGCCGAGAAGCTGCGTCAGATGGCCAGCGCCTCGGTGCGCGCCTATCTGGGCGGCGAGGTCACGCTGCCCTGGCGCGAGCAGATCGTGCTGGACTACCTCAACACCGTGCCGCTGTCGGGCAGCGCCAGCCACGGCGAGGTGCAGGGCCTCGGCGACGGCTTGTGGACCTGGTACGGCGACGATTTTGCCGAGGTGAACCGGCTGCTCCAGAGCATGGACGGGTCCGTTGTCTCCGCGCGGCAGGCGCAGGTGTTCAAGGAAGCGCTGTCGCTGATGATCGCGCAGCGCCGGCCGTCCCCCTACCTGCTGCAGGACCGCGCGGCACTCAACACCATGACCGACCGCTACCTGCGCCTGCTGGCGCGCGCCGGGACCATCCCACAGGCCTTGCGCGACGCGGCGCTGGCGGTGCAACTGCAGCAGGCCCGCCCGGTGGCGCCGCGTGCCAGCGAGTCGTTCGTCGAGCGCAAGGCCGTCACCAGCCTGCGCACGGGCCTGTCGGCGCTGCTCGGTGTCGACTCCCTGTACCACCTGGACCGTCTCGACCTGCGTGCCGGCAGCACCATCGACCAGGCGGCCCAGCAAGCCATCACCGACGCCTTGCAGCGCGTGCGCACACCGGACGGTGCCCGCGCCGCCGGCTTGTATGGCCGCAACATGCTGCAGGCCGGCGACGACCCCGGCCGGCTCACGTTCAGCGTCACGCTGTACGAGCAGCAGGGCGGCGCGAACCTGCTGCGCACGCAGGCCGACAGCGTGGACCAGCCGTTCGACATCAACAGCGGCGCGCGGCTGAACCTCGGCTCGACCGCCAAGCTGCGCACCCTCGTGACCTATCTGGAGATCATCAGTGCGCTGCACCAGCGCCTGGGCGGCTTGAGTCCCGCAGAACTGCGCCGCCTGCCGGTTTCCGCGCAGGACGTGCTGAGCCGCTGGGCCTCGGATTACCTGACCCGCACGCCGGGTGCCAGCCTGCAGGCGATGCTGGAGGCCGCGATGGAGCGCAAGTACTCGGGCAACGCCGGCGAAGCGTTCGCCACGGGCGGCGGACTGCAGAGCTTCGAGAATTTCGAACCCTGGGAAAACACGCAGGAGTTCACCGTGCGCGTGGGGTTCCAGAATTCCGTCAACCTGGTGTTCGTGCGGCTCATGCGCGACATCGTGCGCTACGAGATTCACCAGATCGAGCCGGGCGTCGACCAGTGGCTGGCCGACCCCGACTCACCCCAGCGGCGTGAGTACCTGGCACGCTTTATCGACCAGGAGAGCAGCACCTTCATGCGGCGCTTTTACGGCCAGTACCAGGGCAAGACGGTGAAGCAGGCGCTCGATCTGATGTTCGCGGGCAAGCGGGTCTCGCCGGTGGCGCTGGCGGTGGCGCTGCGCAGCGTGGATCCCTCCCTGGGCGAGGCCCAGTTCGGGCGCGAAATGCGCCAGCGGCTGGCAGGGCCGCCCCTGTCCGACGATGCCCTGCACAAGCTCTATGTGAAATATGGCGTCGACAAGTTCTCGCTGCGCGACCGCGGCTACCTGGCGCACGTGCATCCGCTCGCGCTGTGGCTGGTCGAAGCCCTGCGTCGCCAGCCCAACGCATCGCTCAAGCAGGTGCTGGACGACAGCGCCACCGTGCGCCAGGATGTCTATGCATGGCTGACGCGGGCGCGCATCAGCAACGCCCAGACCAACCGCATCCGCCAGCAACTGGAGGTGGCTGCCTTCGTGCGTATTGGGCAGGCCTGGCGCCGGCTCGGCTATCCCTTCGGGAACCTCACACCGTCGCTCGCCACGGCCGTCGGCGCTTCCGGCGACCGCCCCGCGTCGCTGGCGGAACTGATGGGCCTGATCGTGGGCGACGGCGTGCAACGCCCCATCCGGTCGCTGCACAGTCTGGACTTTGCCGTCGGCACGCCGTATGAAACCCGTTTTGTGGCGCAGGCACAGCCGCAGCAGCGGCTGCTGGCGCCCGAAATCACGACCCTGGTGCGCCGCTCACTGCAGGACGTGGTCGAGGGCGGCACGGCCAAGAGCCTGCGCGGCACGTTCACAGAGGCGGTCGGCGGCAAGACCGGTACCGGCGACCAGCGTTTCGAGACCTACGGCCCGGGCGGGCGCCTGCTCGGCTCGCGCCGGGTGAGCCGCTCGGCCACGTTCGTGTTTTTTGTCGGCGAGCGGATGTTCGGCACCATCACCGCCTATGTGCACGAACCCTATGCCGCGCGCTACAGCTTCACCAGCGCAATGGCGGTTCAGTTTCTCAAGTCGGTGGCACCCACGGTGCACGCCATGGCGGCGGGCTCCGGCGGCACGGCGACGCCGCTCACCTGCCGGTCGGAGCCCGGTTGA
- a CDS encoding Tex family protein yields the protein MQKIIRQIANEIKVRDDQVQAAVDLLDGGATVPFIARYRKEATGALDDIQLRELEYRLGYLRELEGRRDVVLKSINEQGKLTPALRAAIEAAPTKQDLEDLYLPYKLKRRTKGQIAREAGIEPLADRLFADPALDPAVEAAAFTRPAEVLDDGKPGPDFSTVPAVLDGVRDILSERWAEDAALVQSLREWLWTEGLFKSSLMGGKDENNADVAKFRDYFDYDEPIGRVPSHRALAVFRGRALEILDAKLVLPVEAEPGKPSVAEGRIAIHLGWSHRGRAADDLIRKCVAWAWRVKLSLSTERDLFARLREGAEKVAIKVFADNLRDLLLAAPAGPRVVLGLDPGIRTGVKVAVVDATGKLVETATVFPHEPRRDWDGSLHILSRLCEKHGVNLIAIGNGTASRETDKLAGDLIKQLAKLHDGAEIQKVVVSEAGASVYSASEFASQEMPDVDVSLRGAASIARRLQDPLAELVKIDPKSIGVGQYQHDVNQSELARTLDAVVEDCVNSVGVDLNTASVPLLSRVSGLSGSVAKAVVRWREANGAFANRQQLMQVTGLGAKTFEQSAGFLRIRGGDNPLDMTGVHPETYPVIERIIEKTGKPVAELMGRAEMLGTLRPELFANERFGVITVKDLLSELEKPGRDPRPDFKVARFNDGVDDIRDLQPGMILEGTVSNVAAFGAFVDLGVHQDGLVHVSQLAHKFVEDAREIVKTGDIVKVKVMEVDIERKRIGLSMKLGDAPARRDGPRDNRFEGAGRGQQPPRQRGASAPQSTAMASAFSKLQGLRK from the coding sequence ATGCAGAAAATCATTCGTCAGATCGCCAACGAAATCAAGGTTCGGGACGATCAGGTCCAGGCCGCCGTCGATTTGCTCGACGGCGGCGCCACGGTGCCCTTCATCGCGCGCTACCGCAAGGAGGCCACCGGCGCCCTGGACGATATCCAGCTGCGCGAACTGGAATACCGCCTCGGTTATCTGCGCGAACTCGAAGGCCGGCGCGACGTCGTTTTGAAGAGCATCAACGAGCAGGGCAAACTCACACCCGCACTGCGCGCTGCGATCGAGGCGGCCCCGACCAAACAGGACCTGGAAGACCTGTACCTGCCGTACAAGCTCAAACGCCGCACCAAGGGCCAGATCGCGCGCGAAGCGGGCATCGAGCCGCTGGCCGACCGGCTGTTTGCCGACCCGGCGCTGGATCCCGCTGTCGAGGCCGCCGCCTTCACGCGCCCTGCCGAAGTATTGGACGACGGCAAGCCCGGCCCTGATTTTTCCACCGTGCCCGCCGTGCTGGACGGTGTGCGCGACATCCTCTCCGAACGCTGGGCCGAAGACGCCGCACTGGTGCAGAGCCTGCGCGAGTGGCTCTGGACGGAGGGCCTGTTCAAGTCCAGCCTGATGGGCGGCAAGGACGAGAACAACGCCGACGTGGCCAAGTTTCGCGACTATTTTGATTACGACGAGCCGATCGGCCGCGTGCCGTCGCACCGCGCCCTGGCGGTATTCCGCGGGCGCGCGCTGGAGATTCTGGATGCCAAACTGGTGCTGCCTGTCGAAGCGGAGCCGGGCAAGCCGTCCGTCGCGGAAGGGCGCATCGCCATCCACCTGGGCTGGAGCCACCGGGGCAGGGCGGCAGACGACCTGATCCGCAAATGTGTCGCCTGGGCCTGGCGCGTGAAGCTCAGCCTGTCCACCGAGCGCGACCTGTTTGCGCGCCTGCGTGAAGGCGCCGAAAAAGTCGCCATCAAGGTATTTGCCGACAACCTGCGCGACTTGCTGCTGGCCGCGCCGGCAGGCCCGCGCGTCGTGCTGGGGCTGGATCCGGGGATCCGTACCGGGGTCAAGGTCGCGGTGGTCGATGCCACCGGCAAGCTGGTGGAAACCGCCACGGTCTTTCCGCACGAGCCGCGGCGTGACTGGGACGGTTCGCTGCACATCCTGAGCCGGCTTTGCGAAAAACACGGTGTGAACCTGATCGCCATCGGCAACGGCACGGCCAGCCGCGAGACAGACAAGCTGGCGGGCGATTTGATCAAGCAGCTGGCGAAACTGCACGATGGCGCGGAAATCCAGAAAGTGGTGGTCAGCGAAGCCGGCGCGTCGGTATACAGCGCCAGCGAGTTCGCGTCACAGGAAATGCCCGACGTCGACGTGAGCCTGCGCGGCGCCGCCAGCATCGCGCGGCGGCTGCAGGATCCGCTGGCCGAACTGGTGAAGATCGACCCCAAGAGCATTGGCGTCGGCCAGTACCAGCACGACGTGAACCAGAGCGAACTGGCGCGCACGCTGGACGCGGTGGTGGAAGACTGCGTCAACTCGGTCGGGGTGGACCTCAACACCGCCAGCGTGCCGCTGCTGTCGCGCGTGTCGGGACTGAGCGGCTCGGTGGCCAAGGCCGTGGTGCGCTGGCGCGAAGCCAACGGCGCCTTCGCAAATCGCCAGCAACTCATGCAGGTGACGGGTCTGGGCGCCAAGACCTTCGAGCAGAGCGCAGGTTTTTTGCGCATCCGCGGCGGCGACAACCCGCTCGACATGACCGGCGTGCATCCCGAGACCTATCCCGTGATCGAGAGAATCATCGAGAAAACGGGCAAGCCGGTGGCCGAACTCATGGGCCGCGCGGAGATGCTGGGGACGCTCAGGCCCGAGCTGTTTGCGAACGAGCGGTTCGGCGTCATCACCGTCAAGGACCTTCTGTCCGAGCTGGAGAAGCCCGGCCGCGACCCGCGACCCGACTTCAAGGTGGCGCGCTTCAACGACGGGGTGGACGACATCCGCGACCTGCAGCCCGGCATGATCCTGGAGGGCACGGTGAGCAACGTGGCCGCGTTTGGCGCTTTCGTGGACCTGGGCGTACACCAGGACGGACTGGTGCATGTGAGCCAGCTGGCGCACAAGTTTGTCGAGGACGCGCGCGAGATCGTCAAGACCGGCGACATCGTGAAGGTCAAGGTCATGGAGGTGGACATCGAGCGCAAGCGCATCGGCCTGTCGATGAAGCTGGGCGACGCTCCGGCTCGCAGGGATGGGCCGCGCGACAACCGGTTTGAAGGTGCGGGGCGCGGCCAGCAGCCACCACGCCAGCGGGGCGCGAGCGCGCCGCAATCCACGGCCATGGCGTCAGCGTTCTCCAAACTGCAGGGGCTGCGCAAGTAG
- a CDS encoding YgfZ/GcvT domain-containing protein produces the protein MTVSLPTTAASSSPDAATVPLNGVAPLPHLGVIRVAGEDAATFLHGQLTQDFSLLDRSEARLAAFCSAKGRMQASFIGFKRSPTEILLVCSRDLLAPTLKRLSMFVLRAKAKLTDATADFSLFGLAGDATKEIAGGAHTVWAKADFGSANVVTLYPADGQPRALWIAPVGEPAPVGTPLATELWLWSEVRSGIVTLTTPLIDAFVPQMLNYESVGGVNFKKGCYPGQEVVARSQFRGTLKRRAYLVHCDAPPSPGQEVFHSADATQPCGLVAQAAAAPHGDFDALVSLQISATESGTLHLGAPGGPALALQALPYPLLLDI, from the coding sequence ATGACTGTCTCCCTGCCCACCACTGCCGCTTCTTCATCACCAGACGCCGCTACTGTGCCCCTGAACGGCGTCGCACCCCTGCCCCACTTGGGCGTTATCCGGGTCGCGGGCGAAGATGCCGCTACGTTCCTGCACGGCCAGTTGACCCAGGATTTCTCGCTGCTCGATCGGTCCGAGGCCCGGCTTGCCGCGTTCTGCTCGGCCAAAGGGCGCATGCAGGCCAGCTTCATCGGCTTCAAGCGCAGCCCGACCGAAATTCTGCTGGTCTGCAGCCGCGACCTGCTCGCGCCCACGCTCAAGCGGCTGTCGATGTTCGTGCTGCGCGCCAAGGCTAAATTGACGGATGCGACCGCGGATTTCAGCCTGTTCGGGCTGGCCGGGGATGCTACGAAAGAAATAGCTGGTGGCGCCCATACCGTCTGGGCTAAAGCCGATTTTGGCTCTGCAAACGTGGTGACCTTGTACCCGGCGGACGGCCAGCCGCGGGCGCTGTGGATCGCGCCCGTTGGCGAGCCCGCGCCGGTAGGGACGCCGCTCGCCACCGAACTGTGGCTGTGGAGCGAGGTGCGCAGCGGCATCGTCACGCTCACCACGCCCCTCATCGACGCTTTTGTGCCGCAAATGCTCAACTACGAGTCGGTCGGCGGGGTCAATTTCAAGAAGGGCTGCTACCCGGGCCAGGAGGTGGTGGCGCGCAGCCAGTTTCGCGGCACGCTCAAGCGCCGGGCGTATCTGGTGCACTGCGACGCGCCGCCCAGCCCTGGCCAGGAGGTTTTTCACAGCGCCGACGCCACCCAGCCCTGCGGCCTGGTGGCCCAGGCAGCCGCGGCACCGCATGGGGATTTCGATGCACTGGTGTCGCTGCAGATCAGCGCCACCGAATCGGGCACCTTGCACCTGGGCGCGCCCGGCGGACCCGCGCTGGCCTTGCAAGCCCTGCCCTACCCGCTGCTGCTGGACATCTAG
- a CDS encoding LapA family protein, with protein MSIRSLLLLIFGLALAAFAVVNWGLIVQPTELSLLVSTVSAPLGLVLLGFMLVMAAIFIAVIATMQTTLLMEGRRHTKELAAQRELANKAEASRFTELKTFIAEELVRLSRERVEGAQQLQTRLDGLQATLVQRVDEQANSLAASLGQLEDHVRGVAARPGGIA; from the coding sequence ATGTCGATCCGTTCCCTGCTGCTGTTGATTTTTGGTCTTGCGCTCGCCGCTTTTGCGGTGGTGAACTGGGGCCTCATCGTGCAACCCACCGAGTTGTCGCTGTTGGTGAGCACGGTTAGCGCGCCGTTGGGGCTGGTCCTGCTGGGATTCATGCTGGTCATGGCGGCGATATTCATTGCCGTGATCGCCACTATGCAGACCACGCTGCTGATGGAAGGGCGCCGCCACACCAAGGAGTTGGCGGCGCAGCGCGAGCTTGCGAACAAGGCCGAAGCGTCGCGCTTCACCGAGCTCAAAACCTTCATCGCGGAAGAGCTGGTGCGGCTGTCTCGGGAGCGCGTAGAGGGTGCGCAGCAGCTGCAAACGCGCCTGGATGGTTTACAGGCGACGCTGGTGCAACGGGTCGATGAGCAAGCCAACTCGCTGGCGGCCTCGCTCGGCCAGCTGGAAGATCATGTGCGCGGCGTTGCTGCCCGCCCGGGTGGAATCGCCTGA
- a CDS encoding YbgC/FadM family acyl-CoA thioesterase, producing MNRQDFRFFHRLRVRWAEVDMQKIVFNAHYLMYFDTAISDYWRALALPYEATMLQMGGDLYVKKATVEFHASARIDDQIDIAMKCARVGTSSMLFGGAIFRGDELLITGELVYVFADPATQTSRPVPPALRDILLGFEAGQDVAVVKIGKWSELGQDAARVRTEVFVQEQRIPAEMEWDEADRSALHAVAYNRLGQPLATGRLLQHAPGVAKIGRMAVDRAVRGSQLGLRVLQALMNCARERGDHEVLLHAQRSAEGFYARAGYAVRGDPFDEVGIAHVEMFMPL from the coding sequence ATGAATCGACAGGACTTCCGATTTTTCCACCGGCTGCGCGTGCGCTGGGCCGAAGTGGACATGCAAAAAATCGTTTTCAACGCGCACTATCTGATGTATTTCGACACCGCCATCTCCGACTACTGGCGTGCACTGGCCTTGCCGTATGAAGCCACCATGCTGCAGATGGGGGGCGATTTGTACGTCAAGAAAGCCACGGTCGAATTCCACGCCTCGGCACGCATCGACGACCAGATCGACATCGCCATGAAGTGCGCGCGCGTTGGCACTTCGTCGATGCTGTTCGGCGGCGCGATCTTCCGAGGCGACGAGCTGCTCATCACCGGTGAGCTGGTCTACGTGTTTGCCGATCCGGCCACGCAAACCTCCAGACCGGTACCCCCCGCGCTGCGTGACATCCTGTTGGGGTTCGAGGCCGGGCAGGACGTCGCCGTCGTCAAGATAGGCAAGTGGTCCGAACTGGGCCAGGACGCCGCGCGCGTGCGCACCGAAGTGTTTGTGCAGGAGCAGCGCATTCCGGCCGAGATGGAGTGGGACGAGGCCGACCGCAGCGCGCTGCATGCGGTGGCCTACAACCGACTGGGCCAGCCGCTGGCCACCGGGCGCTTGCTGCAGCACGCGCCGGGCGTGGCCAAGATCGGCCGCATGGCGGTGGACCGCGCCGTGCGCGGCTCGCAGCTGGGCCTGCGCGTACTGCAGGCCTTGATGAACTGCGCCCGCGAGCGCGGCGACCACGAGGTGCTGTTGCACGCCCAGCGCAGTGCCGAGGGGTTTTATGCGCGCGCGGGTTATGCTGTACGCGGTGATCCGTTCGACGAAGTCGGCATTGCGCACGTAGAAATGTTCATGCCGCTTTGA
- a CDS encoding alpha/beta hydrolase, which yields MRDVLDRMARARRPPMHLLSPQQARTAYEAGAGVLEITAPKLARVEDFSIPARDGHALPARLVAPSTGRLPVLLYFHGGGFTIGSIASHDVLCRQLSHLAHCAVLSVDYRLAPEHKFPVAAHDAWDATVWLAGNSTLLGLDGTRMALGGDSAGGTLAAVCAVLARDAGLPLALQLLFYPGCAAHQDTPSHTTFAQSFVLEEAHITWFFNQYIRTKADRDDWRFAPLNAPDVDGVAPAWVGLAECDPLVDEGVLYADKLRAAGVAVDLEIYRGVTHEFIKMGRAIAQARQAHADAAAALRQAFNP from the coding sequence ATGCGCGATGTGCTGGACCGCATGGCACGCGCCAGGCGTCCCCCCATGCACCTGCTGTCGCCGCAGCAGGCGCGCACCGCCTACGAAGCCGGTGCGGGCGTGCTGGAAATTACGGCTCCCAAGCTGGCGCGGGTGGAAGACTTCAGCATTCCCGCGCGCGACGGCCATGCGCTTCCCGCGCGACTGGTGGCCCCATCAACCGGGCGGCTGCCCGTGCTGCTGTATTTCCACGGCGGCGGCTTCACCATCGGCAGCATTGCTTCGCACGACGTGCTGTGCCGCCAGCTCAGCCACCTCGCGCACTGCGCGGTACTTTCGGTCGATTACCGGCTGGCGCCCGAACACAAGTTCCCGGTGGCGGCGCACGATGCCTGGGACGCCACGGTCTGGCTTGCCGGGAACAGTACGTTGCTGGGGCTGGACGGCACGCGCATGGCGCTGGGCGGCGACAGCGCAGGCGGCACGCTGGCCGCGGTCTGCGCCGTGCTGGCGCGCGATGCCGGCCTGCCGCTGGCGCTGCAGCTGCTGTTTTACCCCGGCTGCGCGGCGCACCAGGACACGCCGTCGCACACCACGTTTGCGCAGAGCTTCGTGCTCGAAGAAGCGCACATCACCTGGTTCTTCAACCAATATATTCGAACAAAGGCCGACCGTGACGACTGGCGCTTCGCCCCGTTGAATGCGCCCGACGTGGACGGTGTGGCGCCCGCATGGGTCGGGCTCGCCGAATGCGATCCGCTGGTCGACGAGGGCGTGTTGTACGCCGACAAACTGCGCGCCGCGGGCGTCGCCGTCGATCTCGAAATTTACCGCGGCGTGACGCACGAGTTCATCAAGATGGGGCGCGCCATTGCGCAGGCGCGCCAGGCCCATGCGGACGCCGCCGCCGCTCTCCGACAGGCTTTCAACCCTTAA
- a CDS encoding iron-containing alcohol dehydrogenase has protein sequence MAFINFVTQIQFEFGALKLLAQECQRVGITRPLIVTDPGVKAAGLLQKVQDALPGVTMAVYDQTPSNPTEAAVRAAVAVYKANGCDGLIAVGGGSSIDCAKGVAIAATHEGPLKTYATIEGGSLKITERVAPLIAVPTTAGTGSEVARGAIVILDDHRKLGFHSWHLVPKAAICDPELTLGLPPMLTAATGMDAIAHCMEAFMAPAFNPPADGIGLDGLARGWTHIERATRDGLDREARLNMMSTSMQGAMAFQKGLGCVHSLSHSLGGVDPRLHHGTLNAVFLPAVVKFNASAESVRKENRLGRMAYAMGLKSADDIPDAIKAMNARLGLPKGLAAMGVKESQFDDVIRGALADHCHKTNPRLATPEDYREMLLQSL, from the coding sequence ATGGCTTTCATCAACTTCGTGACGCAGATCCAGTTTGAATTTGGCGCGCTCAAGCTGCTCGCGCAGGAATGCCAGCGCGTCGGCATCACGCGCCCGCTGATCGTGACCGACCCCGGCGTCAAGGCGGCCGGCCTGTTGCAAAAGGTGCAGGATGCGCTGCCCGGCGTGACGATGGCGGTCTACGACCAGACACCTTCGAACCCGACCGAGGCAGCCGTGCGCGCCGCGGTGGCCGTATACAAGGCCAATGGCTGTGACGGCCTGATCGCGGTGGGCGGCGGCTCGTCGATCGACTGCGCCAAGGGCGTGGCGATCGCGGCCACGCACGAAGGCCCGCTCAAGACCTACGCCACGATCGAGGGCGGCTCACTCAAGATCACCGAGCGCGTGGCGCCGCTGATTGCGGTGCCCACCACGGCCGGCACCGGCAGCGAGGTGGCGCGCGGCGCGATCGTGATTCTGGACGACCACCGCAAGCTGGGTTTTCATTCCTGGCATCTGGTGCCCAAGGCCGCCATTTGCGACCCGGAGCTCACGCTCGGCCTGCCGCCCATGCTGACCGCCGCCACGGGCATGGACGCCATTGCGCACTGCATGGAAGCCTTCATGGCGCCGGCCTTCAACCCGCCAGCCGACGGCATCGGGCTCGACGGCCTGGCGCGCGGCTGGACCCACATCGAGCGTGCCACGCGCGACGGCCTCGATCGCGAAGCGCGCCTGAACATGATGAGCACGTCGATGCAGGGCGCGATGGCGTTCCAGAAGGGGCTGGGCTGCGTGCATTCACTCAGCCACAGCCTGGGTGGCGTCGATCCGCGACTGCATCACGGCACCTTGAACGCCGTCTTTTTACCGGCTGTGGTGAAGTTCAACGCGAGCGCCGAGTCGGTCCGGAAAGAAAACCGGCTTGGACGCATGGCCTACGCCATGGGCCTGAAGTCGGCTGATGACATTCCCGACGCCATCAAAGCCATGAATGCGCGGCTCGGTTTGCCCAAGGGACTGGCCGCCATGGGCGTGAAAGAGAGCCAGTTCGACGACGTGATCCGCGGCGCCCTGGCCGACCACTGCCACAAGACCAATCCGCGCCTGGCGACGCCCGAGGACTACCGCGAGATGCTGCTGCAGTCCCTGTAG